The segment TACTCTGGAAGGAAGCCGCAGCAGGGGAAATTTTGGCTTGTTTGGAGGCAGATCTGGCTTCGCGTGAAGGATGTGAACTGCTCTATCAGCAGGTTCGATCGCTCAATGTGCCTGTAGATGTGCTGATTAACAATGCGGGGATCGCGGTATTTGGGCGAACAGATGAAGTGCCGATCGATCAGTGGGAACAGCTGATGCAGGTCAATTTACTGACTCCAATGCGGTTAAGTAGCTGGTTTTTGGCAGAGATGATCGATCGCCAAAAAGGACATATCGTCAATATTTCATCGATGGCAGGCTGGACGAGTCGCGCCGGATTATCTCACTACGTTGCCAGTAAATTTGGGCTGCGCGGATTCAGCGAAACTTTATTTGATGAAGCCAAAGAGCATCAGGTGAAAGTCACAACCGTTTATCCATTTTTTAGCCGCACCCCAATTCTGCAATGTGCCCAACATGGAACGCTGGCTCAACAAAATAATGCACTTCCAGATCGCCTGATCACCAATCCAGTTGCAGTCATGCGCCAAACGATTCAAGCAATTCAACAAGATAAGCGAGAAGTTTTTCCCGATCGCATTGGTCACAATATTCATTTAATGAAACGCTATTTTCCCAGGTTCTTAGACTGGATAAGCGATCGAATGCTGAAGCCACAGCGAAAGCTCTAGGAGATAAAAAATGCAAGTTATTGAGCAATCCTTACCACAGAAAATTAACACAGCAGATAAGCATTTAATTCTTGGAGCAGGCTTTGTTGGATTGGGCATGGCGCAAGCACTCCAGGCAGCCGGAATTCCTTATGATCAGATCGATGCCAGTGATGATATTGGGGGAAATTGGTATCACGGTGTTTACACCACGGCTCATATCATTTCAT is part of the Trichocoleus sp. genome and harbors:
- a CDS encoding SDR family NAD(P)-dependent oxidoreductase — encoded protein: MTQLQNAVVLITGAAGGFGQELTRQLLKIGSRLILTDRDKTGLQQQAEILWKEAAAGEILACLEADLASREGCELLYQQVRSLNVPVDVLINNAGIAVFGRTDEVPIDQWEQLMQVNLLTPMRLSSWFLAEMIDRQKGHIVNISSMAGWTSRAGLSHYVASKFGLRGFSETLFDEAKEHQVKVTTVYPFFSRTPILQCAQHGTLAQQNNALPDRLITNPVAVMRQTIQAIQQDKREVFPDRIGHNIHLMKRYFPRFLDWISDRMLKPQRKL